A genome region from Tolypothrix sp. PCC 7712 includes the following:
- a CDS encoding MBL fold metallo-hydrolase: MYLTWLDNNSWLIEIAGKSILLDPWLVGSLTFGNVDWFFKGSLSQQRPIPENIDLILLSQGLPDHAHPPTLQQLDRKIPVVASPSAAKVVQGLGYSFVTVLTHGEAFTLNHQVEIKAVPGSVVGPNAVENGYLLKELESGFTLYYEPHGTHSPQLKQAAPVDVIITPIVDLTLPLVGPIIKGTNGALEVAKWLQPQVMLPTAAGKNVIFEGLIPKFLQAVGSVAEFRSLLTKNNLTTQVIEALPGDRIQLQLHKRTVAI; this comes from the coding sequence ATGTATTTAACTTGGTTGGACAACAATAGTTGGCTGATTGAAATCGCAGGTAAAAGCATCCTACTTGACCCCTGGCTAGTTGGTTCCTTAACTTTCGGTAATGTAGATTGGTTTTTTAAAGGCTCTCTATCTCAACAACGCCCAATACCAGAAAATATTGACCTGATTCTACTTTCTCAGGGTTTGCCAGATCATGCTCATCCGCCTACACTCCAGCAGCTTGACCGCAAAATTCCCGTTGTGGCTTCGCCTAGTGCAGCTAAAGTAGTGCAGGGTTTGGGTTACAGCTTTGTAACGGTCTTAACTCACGGTGAAGCCTTTACATTAAATCATCAAGTAGAAATTAAAGCTGTTCCTGGCTCGGTTGTGGGGCCGAATGCAGTCGAAAATGGTTATCTCCTCAAGGAGTTGGAAAGTGGTTTTACCCTGTATTATGAGCCACATGGTACTCATTCCCCCCAATTAAAACAGGCTGCACCAGTAGATGTGATCATTACGCCGATTGTTGACTTAACACTACCTTTAGTGGGGCCCATTATCAAAGGGACAAACGGTGCTTTAGAAGTAGCCAAGTGGTTACAACCGCAGGTAATGCTACCTACAGCCGCAGGCAAAAATGTCATCTTTGAAGGCTTGATACCTAAATTTCTTCAAGCTGTCGGCAGTGTGGCAGAATTTCGTTCGTTACTCACCAAGAACAATCTCACCACACAAGTAATTGAAGCATTACCAGGCGATCGCATTCAATTGCAATTACACAAACGCACTGTAGCTATTTAA
- a CDS encoding DUF3365 domain-containing protein: protein MLDKIKNLKIGTKFNLLLIIVFIISIVVSGTALSSVLQRRAQNEVTDKALILIKTMTSVRKYTQDRVNPLLAPRLETEPVFISETIPAFSATEVFENLRKNEEYKNFLYKEATLNPTNLRDKADPFEAQIVERFRNNPKLQEISDFREFPEGTVFYIARPLAVSQQTCLRCHSTPDQAPKSQLATYGSTNGFNWKLNEIVAAQIISVPSEEVFNNAQKTWVLLMGLLIVIFAVVIVLINFLIKKTVIERIRRIERIAQKVSTGDMESNFNEDYKDEIGGLAAAFNRMKYSLKIAMDMLNQQGQ from the coding sequence ATGCTTGACAAAATTAAAAACTTAAAAATCGGTACTAAGTTTAATTTGCTGTTGATTATCGTTTTTATCATTAGCATTGTAGTCAGTGGCACTGCATTATCAAGTGTACTGCAGCGGAGAGCGCAGAACGAAGTGACTGATAAGGCACTAATTCTCATTAAAACTATGACTTCAGTGAGAAAATACACACAGGATCGTGTTAATCCCTTACTAGCGCCTCGCCTGGAGACTGAACCAGTATTTATCTCAGAAACAATTCCAGCTTTTTCAGCAACGGAAGTATTTGAAAATTTGCGTAAAAATGAAGAATATAAAAATTTCCTTTATAAAGAAGCTACTCTGAACCCTACTAATTTACGCGATAAAGCCGATCCTTTTGAAGCTCAAATTGTGGAGCGATTCCGTAACAATCCTAAACTACAAGAAATTTCAGATTTTCGAGAGTTTCCTGAAGGGACAGTATTTTATATTGCGCGGCCTTTAGCTGTAAGCCAACAAACTTGTCTGCGATGCCATTCTACTCCCGATCAAGCTCCTAAAAGCCAATTGGCTACTTATGGTTCGACTAATGGTTTTAACTGGAAACTGAATGAGATTGTAGCTGCTCAAATTATTTCCGTCCCTTCAGAAGAGGTTTTTAATAATGCTCAAAAAACTTGGGTTTTGCTGATGGGGCTATTAATTGTTATCTTTGCTGTGGTTATTGTGCTCATCAACTTTTTAATCAAAAAAACTGTAATTGAGCGGATTAGAAGAATAGAAAGAATCGCTCAAAAAGTCAGTACAGGTGACATGGAATCTAATTTTAATGAAGATTATAAAGATGAAATTGGTGGATTAGCAGCAGCTTTTAACCGCATGAAATATAGTTTAAAAATAGCTATGGATATGCTAAATCAACAAGGACAGTAA
- a CDS encoding DUF6887 family protein — protein sequence MTEPNFQQMPLEQLRVYILEHRNDDEAFHVYIDRRRAQSSNHVPMTIEEAEAELQRRFGQQAS from the coding sequence ATGACAGAACCTAACTTTCAACAAATGCCTCTAGAGCAGTTAAGGGTTTATATTTTGGAACATCGCAACGATGATGAAGCATTTCATGTTTACATCGACAGGAGGCGTGCCCAATCTTCAAATCATGTGCCAATGACAATTGAGGAAGCAGAAGCGGAATTACAAAGACGGTTTGGACAGCAAGCTAGTTAA
- a CDS encoding SpoIIE family protein phosphatase, producing the protein MFKILVIDDDYSIVTFLKRMLQKQGYEVVTASNGEEGITKVLTFHPALIICDWIMPGLNGLEVCHRIKTDPKLSTIFFILLTSLDSVADRVKGLDAGADDFISKPIEQYELLARVRAGLRLHILSRDLQTQKQLLEAELAEAAEYVRSLLPLPLTEPLSINSRFIPSRQLGGDCFDYYWLDSESLAIYLLDTAGHGLKATLPSISVLNLLRSRALGNLNYYQPSHVLKALNETFQINEQNDKYFTIWYGVYNRVKRQLIYATAGHPPAILVSGKSVKNTEVQLLRTPGMPIGMFPEAKYIDGFCNVEAYSNLYIFSDGAYEITKPDGKLWSLDAFIQLIISLRNNVESPLGELLNYLMALHSQESFEDDLSIIEVNFD; encoded by the coding sequence ATGTTTAAAATACTAGTAATTGACGATGACTATTCAATAGTAACCTTCCTCAAAAGAATGTTACAAAAGCAAGGGTATGAGGTAGTCACGGCTAGTAATGGTGAGGAAGGAATTACCAAAGTACTAACTTTTCATCCGGCATTAATTATTTGTGATTGGATTATGCCCGGGTTGAATGGTTTAGAAGTATGCCATCGAATTAAAACAGATCCCAAGCTATCTACTATCTTTTTTATTCTCTTAACTTCCTTAGATTCAGTTGCCGATCGCGTCAAGGGTTTGGATGCTGGAGCCGATGATTTTATCTCTAAACCTATTGAGCAATATGAATTACTAGCAAGGGTAAGAGCCGGATTACGATTACATATATTGAGTCGCGATTTGCAAACTCAAAAGCAGTTACTAGAAGCAGAGTTAGCAGAAGCAGCAGAATATGTGCGATCGCTTCTACCGCTACCACTAACGGAACCACTCAGTATTAATTCCCGCTTCATTCCTTCACGACAACTCGGCGGTGATTGTTTTGATTACTACTGGCTTGACTCTGAGTCTTTAGCAATTTACCTATTAGATACAGCCGGACATGGATTGAAAGCTACCCTCCCCTCAATTTCTGTACTCAATTTGCTGCGATCGCGCGCTCTTGGTAACCTGAATTACTACCAACCCAGCCATGTACTTAAAGCGCTCAATGAGACGTTCCAAATCAATGAGCAAAACGATAAATACTTTACTATTTGGTATGGAGTATACAACAGAGTTAAGCGACAGTTAATTTATGCAACTGCTGGACATCCACCAGCAATATTAGTATCTGGTAAATCTGTAAAGAATACTGAAGTTCAACTTTTGAGAACCCCTGGTATGCCAATTGGAATGTTTCCCGAGGCAAAATATATTGATGGGTTTTGCAATGTTGAAGCCTACAGTAATCTTTATATTTTTAGTGATGGTGCTTACGAAATTACTAAACCAGATGGTAAACTTTGGAGTTTAGATGCATTTATTCAGCTCATTATTAGCTTACGCAATAATGTTGAATCTCCTCTTGGAGAATTATTAAATTACCTCATGGCTTTGCATTCCCAAGAATCTTTTGAGGATGATTTATCTATTATTGAAGTAAATTTTGATTAA
- a CDS encoding serine/threonine-protein kinase produces MLGNLLDGRYQVLQVLGGGGFGQTYIAQDTHRPGSPRCVVKHLKPFTQNPEFLTTARRLFTSEAETLEKLGYHDQIPRLLAYFEENQEFFLVQEFIEGYSLKAELLPGRRWTEEQVVQLLQQILSILDFVHGHQVIHRDIKPDNIIRRQTDSKLVLIDFGAVKQIQTQLRTAITGHVETTIAIGTPGYMATEQGQGKPRPNSDIYSLGIIGIQALTGSHPRQLQEDPNTGEILWENQANVSPGLATVLSKMVLYHFKERYQSAAEVLEALRNLEINSDTEIENQFTQPPLSAIQLPQIFSSQNTQNTFEQPTASVLTPEQHKHLEDMLLGLVGPLAPTLLRKIAASANSYQEVIDNLTQHLAGEQKTEFEEKSRLILRQTTNKSQSQPKNSPQTSTPTISDSFVRKCEQELVNLIGPMGSFLVQKAIKSSPNITPLELVNLLSAQIPDSKKSLEFQQRLFC; encoded by the coding sequence ATGTTAGGAAATTTACTAGACGGACGCTATCAAGTCCTCCAAGTTCTCGGAGGAGGAGGATTCGGTCAAACTTATATTGCACAAGACACTCATCGGCCAGGTTCACCCAGGTGCGTTGTCAAGCATTTGAAACCTTTTACCCAAAATCCGGAATTCCTCACCACCGCCAGACGGTTATTTACCAGCGAAGCAGAAACCCTGGAAAAACTGGGTTATCATGACCAAATACCTCGGCTTTTAGCTTACTTTGAAGAAAATCAAGAGTTCTTTTTGGTGCAAGAATTCATTGAGGGATATTCTTTGAAAGCAGAACTGCTACCTGGTAGACGTTGGACAGAAGAGCAAGTTGTTCAACTTCTGCAACAAATCTTGAGTATCTTAGATTTTGTTCATGGGCACCAAGTTATTCATCGAGATATCAAGCCGGATAATATTATCAGACGGCAAACTGATTCTAAATTAGTATTAATTGACTTTGGCGCAGTTAAGCAAATTCAAACTCAATTACGAACAGCAATTACAGGACATGTAGAAACTACAATTGCCATTGGTACCCCTGGATATATGGCTACAGAACAGGGACAAGGTAAACCCCGTCCTAATAGTGATATTTATTCTTTGGGAATTATTGGTATTCAAGCTTTGACTGGCTCGCATCCGAGACAACTTCAGGAAGATCCCAACACTGGAGAAATTCTTTGGGAAAATCAAGCTAACGTCAGCCCTGGTTTAGCAACCGTGTTATCTAAGATGGTGTTATACCATTTTAAAGAACGCTATCAATCTGCTGCCGAGGTTTTAGAAGCGTTACGCAATCTCGAGATTAATAGTGATACAGAGATTGAAAATCAATTCACGCAACCGCCGTTATCTGCGATTCAGCTACCGCAAATTTTCTCATCACAAAATACACAAAATACATTTGAGCAGCCAACAGCTTCAGTTCTGACTCCCGAACAGCACAAGCATCTAGAAGATATGCTATTGGGGCTTGTTGGGCCTCTCGCACCAACTTTATTAAGGAAAATCGCTGCATCAGCAAATAGCTACCAAGAAGTAATTGATAATTTAACCCAGCATCTTGCGGGAGAGCAGAAAACTGAATTTGAAGAGAAGTCTCGATTAATTCTGAGACAAACTACTAATAAATCTCAATCTCAGCCGAAGAATTCACCTCAGACCTCCACACCAACCATTAGCGATAGTTTTGTCCGTAAATGCGAGCAAGAATTAGTAAATTTAATTGGGCCAATGGGTTCTTTTCTTGTGCAGAAAGCGATAAAATCTTCGCCAAATATTACACCTTTAGAACTGGTAAATCTTTTATCTGCACAAATTCCCGACAGTAAAAAATCGTTGGAATTCCAGCAGCGTTTATTTTGTTAA
- a CDS encoding phosphate/phosphite/phosphonate ABC transporter substrate-binding protein — MSGKLYRRIFLLEMLFLAVKGCQSKQQPSGSLTVGSISYGGGEEIINQFAKFNRYLAEKTKSHVKLEPAFNENKAIERLESRAWSLVFAPPGLAAIAIARYQYLPLFPLVGVSNLRSIFIVRKDSPITELKQLQGQTVALGQQGSATGYYFPLFNLYGLILAEVVSAPTPQTVMEWVAIGKATAGALSIAEFNLYKSQLQQTDFRVLYTDPHYVPPGVVLIGPNVERNRQEYIRKAMSEFPSVLAQEVGYVPNGKIPDYEYMISVVERVKLITPQLQNKPVRLIIS, encoded by the coding sequence ATGTCTGGTAAATTATATCGTCGAATTTTTCTGTTAGAAATGCTGTTTTTGGCAGTCAAAGGATGTCAATCAAAACAGCAGCCTTCTGGTTCATTAACAGTAGGTAGTATTAGCTACGGTGGCGGTGAAGAAATAATTAACCAATTCGCAAAATTTAATCGCTACTTAGCTGAAAAAACCAAATCACACGTTAAGCTAGAGCCTGCTTTTAATGAAAATAAAGCTATTGAGCGATTGGAATCCCGTGCATGGTCTTTAGTATTTGCACCACCAGGGTTAGCAGCAATTGCGATCGCACGTTATCAATACTTGCCATTATTTCCTTTAGTCGGTGTGAGTAATTTGCGCTCGATTTTTATCGTTCGCAAAGATAGCCCCATCACTGAGTTGAAACAGCTACAAGGTCAAACAGTAGCTTTAGGTCAGCAGGGTTCAGCCACAGGATATTATTTCCCCCTATTTAATCTTTATGGATTGATACTGGCTGAGGTAGTTTCTGCACCTACACCCCAAACCGTCATGGAATGGGTAGCTATAGGTAAGGCTACAGCTGGTGCGCTTTCAATTGCGGAATTTAATCTCTATAAATCACAATTACAACAAACTGATTTTCGCGTACTCTACACAGACCCGCATTACGTACCACCTGGTGTAGTTTTGATTGGCCCCAATGTGGAACGCAACCGCCAAGAATACATCCGCAAAGCCATGAGCGAGTTTCCTTCAGTATTAGCGCAAGAAGTTGGGTATGTCCCCAATGGCAAAATCCCAGATTACGAGTACATGATTTCTGTAGTTGAACGAGTCAAATTGATTACTCCCCAACTCCAAAACAAACCTGTACGGCTAATTATTAGTTAG
- a CDS encoding DUF6888 family protein yields the protein MEPTPKQAISAIRVCAQLTRVYKRIDLVRLDERTRNVYILADNSIEAEVTPTGEILWL from the coding sequence ATGGAGCCTACACCCAAACAAGCAATATCCGCAATTCGGGTGTGCGCTCAACTTACTAGGGTTTATAAAAGAATAGACCTGGTGAGATTGGACGAACGTACCAGAAATGTATATATCTTGGCAGATAATTCCATAGAAGCTGAGGTAACACCAACCGGAGAAATTCTTTGGTTATGA
- a CDS encoding STAS domain-containing protein, which produces MLKPGVEVVKLSGVINSATSQDLRQSLNQLIEKGAKTILVDFQDVTFMDSSGLGTLVLAFKTLRASDSKLAICSLNEQVRILFELTSMDQVFEIFPNQAEFHQTLLAKN; this is translated from the coding sequence ATGCTTAAACCAGGTGTAGAAGTGGTTAAACTTAGTGGTGTTATTAACTCAGCAACATCTCAAGATTTGCGCCAAAGTCTTAATCAATTAATAGAAAAGGGTGCAAAAACAATATTAGTTGATTTTCAAGATGTCACATTTATGGATAGTTCTGGTTTAGGCACTTTAGTATTAGCTTTTAAAACCCTGAGAGCCTCAGATAGCAAGCTTGCTATTTGCTCGCTTAATGAACAAGTAAGAATATTATTTGAATTGACAAGTATGGATCAAGTGTTTGAAATCTTTCCTAATCAGGCTGAATTTCATCAAACTTTACTGGCTAAAAATTAA
- a CDS encoding site-2 protease family protein codes for MFTLSETSIVATIVLVAFAILGWGFYRARPFGKLGIFAWLQSVVLMAPWLLFFGLFAAGIYINIVGILFLVVASAGLYIYLGKQLRAAGQDALLKQKANQRLAAEASSEVNTTENSQPPAGVAELKVELLTIPEDDLNAIKGIFGIDTFFATETIAYQEGAIFKGNLRGEAQEVHNRLSKSLQERIGDRYRLFLVENTDGRPVVIVLPSRNDPRPTTLAQKSFAVILFLATVATSLEAAGILLNFDLFGQLQRLPETLPIGIGLLTILVAHEIGHWVMAQRYNVRLSWPFFLPAVQIGSFGAITRFESLLPNRTVLFDISLAGPAAGGIVSLLMLIAGLLLSHQGSLFQVPNQFFQGSILVGSLARVVLGSALQSPLVDVHPLVVIGWLGLVITALNLMPAGQLDGGRIVQAIYGRKTAGRASLATLILLGIVSLANPLAMYWAILILFLQRDLERPSLNEISEPDDARAGLGLLALFLMISTLLPLTPALAGRLGIG; via the coding sequence ATGTTTACTTTATCGGAAACTTCTATCGTTGCGACAATTGTGCTGGTAGCTTTCGCCATCTTAGGTTGGGGCTTTTATCGCGCCAGACCTTTTGGTAAACTGGGAATCTTTGCCTGGTTACAGTCGGTGGTGTTGATGGCTCCGTGGCTGTTGTTTTTTGGTTTGTTTGCAGCAGGAATATACATCAACATAGTGGGTATATTGTTCTTGGTGGTGGCTTCTGCTGGATTGTATATCTATTTAGGGAAGCAGTTGCGCGCAGCTGGACAAGATGCTCTACTCAAACAAAAGGCAAATCAAAGGCTGGCGGCTGAGGCTTCATCGGAAGTCAATACCACAGAAAATTCCCAGCCTCCCGCAGGTGTTGCGGAACTGAAAGTTGAACTACTCACAATTCCCGAAGATGATTTAAACGCCATTAAGGGCATTTTTGGGATTGACACATTTTTTGCCACAGAAACCATCGCCTACCAGGAAGGAGCAATTTTTAAAGGTAATTTGCGGGGAGAAGCGCAGGAAGTTCACAATCGCCTGAGTAAAAGTTTGCAAGAAAGAATAGGCGATCGCTATCGTTTATTTTTGGTAGAGAATACCGATGGCAGGCCTGTGGTGATCGTTTTGCCTAGCCGTAATGATCCGCGTCCCACGACGTTGGCGCAAAAGTCTTTTGCTGTCATCTTATTCCTGGCTACAGTTGCTACTAGTTTAGAAGCGGCGGGAATACTGCTGAATTTTGACTTATTTGGACAACTACAACGCCTACCAGAAACCTTACCTATCGGTATCGGTCTATTAACAATTTTGGTAGCCCATGAAATTGGTCACTGGGTAATGGCGCAACGTTACAATGTGCGTCTTAGCTGGCCTTTCTTTCTCCCGGCTGTGCAAATTGGCTCTTTTGGAGCGATTACGCGGTTTGAGTCCTTATTACCCAACCGCACGGTACTATTTGATATTTCCTTAGCAGGGCCTGCGGCTGGCGGAATTGTTTCTTTGTTAATGCTGATTGCTGGTTTATTGCTATCTCACCAAGGCAGTTTATTCCAAGTGCCAAATCAGTTTTTCCAAGGCTCAATTTTAGTAGGTAGCTTGGCGCGAGTTGTCCTCGGTTCGGCTTTACAGTCACCTTTGGTAGATGTGCATCCTTTGGTAGTGATTGGTTGGCTGGGGTTAGTGATCACCGCTTTAAACTTAATGCCAGCCGGACAATTAGATGGCGGACGCATAGTGCAAGCAATTTATGGACGCAAAACCGCAGGTAGAGCTAGCTTGGCAACCTTAATTTTGCTGGGTATAGTATCCTTGGCTAATCCTTTAGCGATGTACTGGGCAATTTTAATTCTGTTCTTACAACGGGATTTAGAACGCCCCAGCCTGAATGAAATTAGCGAACCTGATGATGCCAGAGCCGGTTTAGGTCTTTTAGCACTCTTTTTGATGATTAGCACCCTCTTGCCCTTAACCCCCGCTTTGGCTGGGCGTTTAGGCATAGGATAG
- a CDS encoding DUF1350 family protein has translation MDWKEIQGNWVLVPRNPIGIIHFLGGAFVATAPHLTYRWVLEQLAEKGYVVIATPFVNTLDHIAIANSVLLNFERALERLRDSSSLRKLYLPIYGIGHSMGCKLHLLIGSVLGAERAGNILISFNNYAAKDAIPLVEQLNSALAIEFTPTPLETNKLVQERYNVRRNLLIKFSNDTLDQSAVLSKILQERFVEMVTVQTLPGTHTTPLGQDLKWQTGASFTPLDALGQWFKQEAYRDLNQLKNAMLLWLNPLSPP, from the coding sequence ATGGACTGGAAAGAAATTCAAGGTAACTGGGTACTCGTCCCCCGCAATCCCATCGGTATCATCCATTTCCTCGGAGGTGCATTTGTCGCTACTGCACCTCATTTAACTTACCGTTGGGTACTAGAACAACTGGCAGAAAAAGGGTATGTTGTCATTGCTACACCTTTTGTTAATACTTTAGATCATATTGCGATCGCAAATTCTGTACTGCTCAACTTTGAACGAGCCTTAGAACGTCTTCGCGATTCTTCATCTTTACGCAAGCTGTATCTTCCTATCTATGGAATTGGACACAGCATGGGCTGCAAACTCCACTTGTTAATTGGTAGCGTTTTGGGTGCCGAACGTGCAGGTAACATTCTGATATCTTTTAATAATTACGCTGCTAAAGATGCGATTCCTTTAGTGGAACAATTGAATTCTGCTTTAGCAATTGAGTTTACCCCCACTCCTCTAGAAACAAATAAGCTGGTGCAAGAACGCTACAATGTGCGTCGCAACTTACTGATAAAATTTAGTAATGACACCCTTGACCAATCAGCAGTATTAAGCAAAATATTACAAGAACGCTTTGTGGAGATGGTAACGGTACAAACCTTGCCAGGAACTCATACTACACCCTTAGGCCAAGATTTGAAATGGCAAACAGGAGCATCTTTCACGCCTTTGGATGCTCTAGGGCAATGGTTTAAGCAAGAAGCATACCGTGATTTGAATCAACTCAAAAATGCTATGCTTTTGTGGCTAAATCCTCTTTCGCCGCCATAA
- a CDS encoding glycoside hydrolase family 10 protein, whose protein sequence is MFKKLGKWVVNIGKWNIWHQRKQALFAMIVTLSMVATMMLSFPLNAQNPPVRSLATELRGVWLTNIDSDVLFERDRLKKSLQRLSELNFNTVYPTVWNWGYTLYPSKVAAKATGRSLDPTPGLQGRDMLKEVVEEGHKQGLTVIPWFEFGFMAPADSQLAKLHPQWLTNRSNGTRIVKEGTHDRVWLSPFRPDVQQFMQDLIVEIVKNYNIDGIQFDDHFGLPSELGYDPYTVALYRKEHGGRAPSKDFKDPEWVAWRANKITDYMKRVFTAIKAAKKDCIVSVAPNPQRFSYDFFLADWQKWERLGLVEDLVLQIYRDDLSVFISELEYPEVKAARSHIPVSIGILSGLKGRSIPMQQIQTQVQKVRDRNFAGVSFFFYETLWNMSKEKPLDRQTSFGQIFPTRTGYPNLLTGWKP, encoded by the coding sequence ATGTTCAAAAAACTGGGAAAGTGGGTAGTGAATATTGGTAAATGGAATATTTGGCATCAGAGAAAACAGGCATTATTTGCCATGATAGTTACCCTCAGCATGGTAGCTACAATGATGCTGTCGTTCCCCTTAAATGCTCAAAATCCGCCAGTGCGATCGCTCGCTACGGAATTAAGAGGTGTATGGTTAACCAATATTGACAGTGATGTGCTATTTGAGCGCGATCGCCTAAAAAAATCTTTACAACGGTTGAGCGAATTAAATTTTAATACCGTATACCCAACAGTTTGGAATTGGGGGTATACATTATATCCCAGTAAAGTCGCCGCCAAAGCAACTGGGCGATCGCTCGACCCCACACCAGGCTTACAAGGGCGAGATATGCTCAAAGAAGTTGTAGAAGAAGGGCATAAACAAGGTTTAACAGTTATTCCCTGGTTTGAATTTGGCTTTATGGCTCCTGCTGATTCTCAATTAGCCAAACTTCATCCCCAATGGCTCACGAATCGCAGTAACGGTACGCGCATTGTCAAAGAAGGGACTCATGACCGAGTTTGGCTGAGTCCTTTTCGACCAGACGTACAGCAATTTATGCAAGATTTAATAGTTGAAATCGTTAAAAATTACAATATCGACGGCATTCAATTTGATGACCACTTTGGTTTGCCCTCAGAATTAGGCTACGATCCTTACACAGTAGCGCTCTATAGAAAAGAACATGGCGGACGTGCGCCTTCTAAGGACTTTAAAGATCCAGAGTGGGTGGCTTGGAGAGCGAATAAAATTACCGACTATATGAAACGGGTATTTACAGCCATAAAAGCAGCTAAAAAAGACTGTATAGTATCCGTCGCGCCTAATCCCCAACGTTTTTCTTATGATTTCTTTTTAGCAGACTGGCAGAAATGGGAACGCCTGGGATTGGTAGAAGATTTAGTCTTACAAATCTACCGTGACGACTTGAGTGTTTTTATTAGCGAATTAGAATACCCCGAAGTCAAAGCCGCACGCAGCCATATTCCCGTGAGTATTGGCATTTTATCTGGGCTAAAAGGCAGATCTATACCCATGCAACAGATTCAAACCCAAGTACAAAAAGTACGCGATCGCAATTTTGCCGGGGTATCATTCTTTTTCTATGAAACTCTTTGGAACATGAGTAAAGAAAAACCTTTAGACCGCCAAACCAGCTTCGGACAAATTTTCCCAACACGCACAGGATACCCGAATCTGTTAACAGGCTGGAAACCTTAG
- a CDS encoding glycosyltransferase family 4 protein gives MRFLFLHNNFPAQYRHIALTLAKDPKNTVVFGTKNRDVTLPGIHKAVFEPNRNAHPTTHHYVQSLENAVLHGQAVYKLAEQLKAQDFVPDVICGHSGWGPTLFMKDAFPDTPLICYFEWFYHAHGSDADFDPTEPLSVDDVARIRVKNSPILIDLYTCDRGLSPTYWQRSQFPPEFHSKISVLHDGVDTEFFKPNPNAKLVLPNLDLSGVDEIVTYVGRGMEPYRGFPQFMETIAYVQERRPNCHVVIVGSDRVCYGKALPDGMTYKELMLKKVPLDLSRVHFTGALPYAQYLQVIQASSVHVYLTRPFVLSWSMIEAMSTGCLVLGSDTGPVTEIIKDGKNGLLVDFFSPQKIADRIDEVLDHPNKMAQIRANARKNVLERYDLADLLPKHIQMIKDVANKTTVKAAKLPSGFGKKVK, from the coding sequence ATGCGATTTCTCTTTCTCCATAACAACTTTCCGGCGCAGTACCGCCATATAGCGCTAACTCTCGCTAAAGACCCCAAAAATACAGTTGTCTTTGGGACAAAAAATCGAGATGTGACTCTACCGGGTATCCATAAGGCGGTTTTTGAACCCAACCGCAATGCTCATCCTACAACTCATCATTATGTGCAATCTCTAGAGAATGCTGTTTTGCATGGACAAGCCGTATATAAACTGGCGGAACAACTCAAAGCACAAGATTTTGTACCGGATGTAATTTGCGGTCATTCTGGCTGGGGGCCGACTTTATTTATGAAGGATGCGTTTCCCGATACACCACTCATCTGTTATTTTGAGTGGTTTTACCATGCTCATGGCTCAGATGCAGATTTTGACCCCACAGAGCCACTCAGCGTTGATGATGTAGCGCGAATTCGGGTAAAAAATTCACCGATATTAATTGACTTATATACTTGCGATCGCGGATTGTCACCAACCTATTGGCAAAGATCCCAGTTTCCCCCAGAATTTCACAGCAAAATTTCTGTACTCCATGATGGAGTAGATACAGAATTTTTTAAACCCAACCCCAACGCTAAATTGGTACTACCTAATCTTGACCTCTCAGGTGTTGATGAAATTGTCACCTATGTAGGACGGGGGATGGAACCATATCGCGGTTTTCCGCAGTTTATGGAAACTATTGCCTATGTTCAGGAACGAAGACCGAATTGCCATGTGGTAATTGTTGGCTCAGATAGAGTTTGCTATGGCAAAGCTTTACCGGATGGTATGACTTACAAAGAGCTGATGTTGAAAAAAGTACCCCTAGATTTATCACGGGTTCACTTTACAGGCGCTTTGCCTTATGCCCAATATTTACAAGTGATTCAAGCATCATCTGTCCATGTTTATTTAACCAGACCGTTTGTACTTTCTTGGTCAATGATTGAGGCGATGTCCACAGGATGCTTAGTTTTAGGTTCTGATACCGGGCCTGTGACGGAAATTATCAAAGATGGGAAAAACGGTTTGCTAGTTGATTTCTTCTCACCACAAAAAATAGCTGACCGCATTGATGAAGTATTAGATCATCCAAATAAAATGGCGCAAATTCGAGCAAATGCCCGCAAAAACGTACTCGAACGTTACGATTTGGCTGATTTACTCCCGAAGCATATTCAAATGATTAAGGATGTGGCGAATAAAACCACTGTGAAAGCCGCAAAACTTCCCAGTGGATTTGGCAAAAAAGTTAAATAG